One Glycine max cultivar Williams 82 chromosome 6, Glycine_max_v4.0, whole genome shotgun sequence DNA segment encodes these proteins:
- the LOC100527103 gene encoding uncharacterized protein LOC100527103 isoform 2 (isoform 2 is encoded by transcript variant 2), with translation MVVFPVVKLATLALRTACKPIANRLKKEAGYHPKFRNFIISIAQANHRLTTRVQRRIYGHATDVAIHPLNEEKAVQAAADLLGELFVFSTNVADAILIAVADILKTLMLQPKTRLQELPSSLRCKEVQDQKQEKKNYVDRRYRK, from the exons ATGGTGGTGTTTCCGGTGGTGAAGCTAGCAACACTCGCTCTGAGAACCGCGTGCAAACCAATCGCCAACAGGCTCAAGAAGGAGGCCGGTTACCACCCCAagttccgaaatttcatcaTCAGCATTGCCCAG GCCAATCATAGATTGACGACGAGAGTGCAGAGACGAATTTACGGTCATGCCACTGATGTTGCAATCCACCCTCTGAACGAGGAGAAGGCTGTGCAAGCTGCTGCTGATCTGCTTGGAGAACTCTTTGTCTTCTCG ACAAATGTGGCCGATGCAATTCTAATCGCAGTCGCGgacattttaaaaactttgatgTTGCAGCCCAAAACAAG GTTGCAGGAGCTGCCATCATCTTTGAGGTGCAAAGAAGTTCAAGATCAGaagcaagaaaagaagaattacGTAGACAGGAGATACAG GAAATAA
- the LOC100792740 gene encoding protein MAK16 homolog, which yields MQHDEVIWQVIRHNHCSYMAKIATGNFCRNPYNVTGVCNRSSCPLANSRYATIRDDNGVFYLYMKTIERAHMPKDLWERVKLPRNYEKALEIIDKHMLYWPKLLIHKIKQRLTKMTQMRIRMRKLALKTREKIMTTPRKEKKREARREEKAEKAALLEKSIEKELLERLQKGVYQQSDIYNYPLEEYNKVLDMEKLQIADEEEDEEEPEVEYVEGYDELEEEEDMEDFGGFATLKSQGDFDDDENAESTDDEEEEAIDQSRAKRKMALSSKKLEKNGLGSKLKKTRVLVEVEREDAGERQRMVQ from the exons ATGCAGCACGACGAGGTCATATGGCAAGTTATCAGGCACAACCATTGCAGTTACATGGCCAA aaTTGCGACGGGGAATTTTTGTAGAAACCCTTACAACGTGACTGGGGTTTGTAACCGAAGCTCGTGCCCTTTGGCTAATAGTCGCTATGCCACCATTCGCGATGACAATG GAGTGTTTTACCTTTACATGAAAACTATCGAAAGAGCTCATATGCCGAAAGATTTGTGGGAAAGAGTAAAGTTGCCAAGGAATTATGAGAAGGCACTTGAAATCATAGACAAACATATG TTGTATTGGCCCAAACTTCTTATACACAAGATAAAGCAACGCTTGACCAAAATGACACAGATGAGGATACGTATGAGGAAACTTGCTTTGAAGACAAG ggagaaaataatgacaactccaaggaaagagaaaaagagagaggctCGAAGAGAAGAGAAGGCCGAAAAAGCAGCTTTGTTAGAAAAG TCTATTGAAAAAGAGCTATTAGAACGCCTTCAAAAAGGAGTTTATCAACAAAGTGATATATACAATTATCCTCTTGAAGAGTACAATAAAGTTCTTGATATGGAGAAACTTCAAATTGCTGATgaagaagaggatgaagag GAACCAGAGGTAGAATATGTAGAAGGTTATGATGAACTTGAAGAGGAAGAAGACATGGAGGATTTTGGTGGTTTTGCAACTCTCAAGTCTCAGGGTGATTTTGACGATGATGAAAATG CTGAAAGCACTGATGATGAAGAGGAAGAAGCAATTGATCAGAGTAGAGCAAAAAGGAAAATGGCATTATCTTCAAAGAAACTTGAGAAGAATGGCCTTGGTTCTAAATTAAAGAAGACAAGGGTACTTGTTGAG GTTGAGCGTGAGGACGCTGGTGAAAGACAGAGGATGGTACAATAG
- the LOC100527103 gene encoding uncharacterized protein isoform X1 yields MVVFPVVKLATLALRTACKPIANRLKKEAGYHPKFRNFIISIAQANHRLTTRVQRRIYGHATDVAIHPLNEEKAVQAAADLLGELFVFSTNVADAILIAVADILKTLMLQPKTRTHATKFSSVPSIKISAIIDFVLFRLQELPSSLRCKEVQDQKQEKKNYVDRRYRLSSCLCLSWIICFEGKLWVEAKLVFL; encoded by the exons ATGGTGGTGTTTCCGGTGGTGAAGCTAGCAACACTCGCTCTGAGAACCGCGTGCAAACCAATCGCCAACAGGCTCAAGAAGGAGGCCGGTTACCACCCCAagttccgaaatttcatcaTCAGCATTGCCCAG GCCAATCATAGATTGACGACGAGAGTGCAGAGACGAATTTACGGTCATGCCACTGATGTTGCAATCCACCCTCTGAACGAGGAGAAGGCTGTGCAAGCTGCTGCTGATCTGCTTGGAGAACTCTTTGTCTTCTCG ACAAATGTGGCCGATGCAATTCTAATCGCAGTCGCGgacattttaaaaactttgatgTTGCAGCCCAAAACAAG GACCCATGCTACAAAATTTTCATCTGTACCATCTATCAAGATTTCTGCTATCATCGATTTCGTTCTATTTAGGTTGCAGGAGCTGCCATCATCTTTGAGGTGCAAAGAAGTTCAAGATCAGaagcaagaaaagaagaattacGTAGACAGGAGATACAGGTTGTCTTCCTGCCTTTGTCTGTCATGGATTATATGTTTTGAGGGTAAATTGTGGGTTGAAGCAAAGTTGGTCTTCTtgtaa
- the LOC100792210 gene encoding transcription factor VOZ1, whose product MMRESFKGKGGSSSLQSMKEKEKHLVEKIQGIFNSLQCARKEGRGNDIVIFEEQMHQLLREWKAELESPANSLADGSFGSFPSELAQMLLGTEEKDDATSPLTKPVPLKNEILTNNISDINFQYFQEKHFNDNQPLGHTFEGSASTLYNNAYNSSYMTQLDYHPFTLNQDMGHNSNLLGQFDLYHDLRHNTEMKNNSESTQFSLEGFDCSQFFEADDNVQHGENIIPNILPNICPPPSAFLAPKCALWDCFRPAQGVEWCQNYCSSCHELLANNEGLPGMTPILRPWGIGVKDGPLFAAVLAKTQGKEVGIPSCEGAASTKSPWNAPEFFDLSFLEGETVREWLFFDKPRRAFESGNRKQRSLPDYSGRGWHESRKQVMKEHGGQKRSYYMDPQPLSYLEWHLYEYEINNQDGCALYRLELKLVDKKKSPKGKVTKESLTDLQNKMGQLTAAVPSTDDGQPVKGKTKAKSENDESPNK is encoded by the exons ATGATGAGAGAAAGTTTCAAGGGCAAGGGTGGATCTTCTTCTCTTCAATCCatgaaggagaaggaaaaacaCCTGGTGGAGAAGATTCAAGGGATTTTCAACAGTCTTCAGTGTGCAAGAAAGGAGGGCAGGGGTAATGACATTGTGATATTTGAGGAGCAGATGCATCAGTTGCTCCGAGAGTGGAAGGCGGAACTGGAGTCTCCGGCCAACTCCTTAGCT GATGGAAGCTTTGGTTCATTTCCCAGCGAACTAGCCCAAATGTTGCTAGGAACTGAGGAGAAAGATGATGCTACTAGTCCATTGACAAAACCTGTGCCATTGAAGAATGAGATCCTTACAAATAACATTAGTGACATcaattttcagtattttcagGAG AAGCATTTTAATGATAACCAACCACTAGGTCATACTTTTGAAGGAAGTGCTTCAACTCTGTACAACAATGCTTATAATAGCTCATATATGACACAGTTAGATTATCACCCATTCACTTTAAATCAAGATATGGGTCACAACTCTAATTTGTTGGGTCAGTTTGATTTATATCATGACCTCAGGCACAACACGGAAATGAAGAACAACTCAGAATCAACTCAATTTAGTTTAGAAGGTTTTGATTGTAGCCAATTCTTTGAAGCTGATGACAATGTGCAGCATGGAGAGAATATTATACCTAACATTCTTCCAAATATCTGCCCCCCACCTTCTGCTTTCTTAGCCCCAAAATGTGCCCTATGGGACTGTTTCAGACCTGCTCAAGGGGTAGAATGGTGCCAGAACTACTGTAGTAGTTGTCATGAGCTGTTGGCAAATAACGAGGGTCTTCCTGGCATGACCCCAATTTTGCGACCTTGGGGAATTGGTGTAAAAGATGGTCCTTTGTTTGCTGCTGTTCTTGCTAAGACGCAGGGAAAGGAAGTGGGCATCCCTAGTTGTGAAGGTGCTGCTTCAACTAAATCCCCCTGGAATGCTCCAG AGTTCTTTgatctttcttttcttgaggGTGAAACTGTTAGGGAGTGGCTCTTCTTTGACAAGCCTAGAAGGGCATTTGAAAGTGGAAATAGAAAACAGAGATCACTTCCGGATTACAGTGGGCGTGGTTGGCATGAATCAAGGAAGCAGGTAATGAAGGAACATGGGGGACAAAAGAGGTCCTATTACATGGACCCCCAGCCTCTTAGTTATCTCGAGTGGCATTTGTACGAGTATGAGATCAACAACCAGGATGGTTGTGCATTATACAGACTAGAATTAAAGCTGGTGGACAAAAAGAAAAGTCCTAAAGGAAAAGTGACCAAGGAATCTCTTACTGATTTGCAGAACAAGATGGGACAGCTTACTGCTGCTGTTCCATCTACTGATGATGGACAACCAGTCAAGGGAAAAACAAAGGCCAAGTCTGAGAATGATGAATCTCCCAACAAGTAA
- the LOC100527103 gene encoding uncharacterized protein LOC100527103 isoform 1 (isoform 1 is encoded by transcript variant 1), protein MVVFPVVKLATLALRTACKPIANRLKKEAGYHPKFRNFIISIAQANHRLTTRVQRRIYGHATDVAIHPLNEEKAVQAAADLLGELFVFSVAGAAIIFEVQRSSRSEARKEELRRQEIQEIKTKNEELAREIELLAQKLEELEQLSRGRGLLGTLNFRHTRVSEDRKSN, encoded by the exons ATGGTGGTGTTTCCGGTGGTGAAGCTAGCAACACTCGCTCTGAGAACCGCGTGCAAACCAATCGCCAACAGGCTCAAGAAGGAGGCCGGTTACCACCCCAagttccgaaatttcatcaTCAGCATTGCCCAG GCCAATCATAGATTGACGACGAGAGTGCAGAGACGAATTTACGGTCATGCCACTGATGTTGCAATCCACCCTCTGAACGAGGAGAAGGCTGTGCAAGCTGCTGCTGATCTGCTTGGAGAACTCTTTGTCTTCTCG GTTGCAGGAGCTGCCATCATCTTTGAGGTGCAAAGAAGTTCAAGATCAGaagcaagaaaagaagaattacGTAGACAGGAGATACAG GAAATAAAGACTAAGAATGAAGAATTGGCTAGAGAAATTGAACTTCTTGCACAAAAGCTTGAAGAGCTGGAACAACTTTCCAGGGGACGAGGACTACTTGGCACTCTTAACTTCAGACACACTCGTGTCTCTGAAGATAGAAAATCCAATTGA
- the LOC100527103 gene encoding uncharacterized protein isoform X2, translated as MVVFPVVKLATLALRTACKPIANRLKKEAGYHPKFRNFIISIAQANHRLTTRVQRRIYGHATDVAIHPLNEEKAVQAAADLLGELFVFSTNVADAILIAVADILKTLMLQPKTRLQELPSSLRCKEVQDQKQEKKNYVDRRYRLSSCLCLSWIICFEGKLWVEAKLVFL; from the exons ATGGTGGTGTTTCCGGTGGTGAAGCTAGCAACACTCGCTCTGAGAACCGCGTGCAAACCAATCGCCAACAGGCTCAAGAAGGAGGCCGGTTACCACCCCAagttccgaaatttcatcaTCAGCATTGCCCAG GCCAATCATAGATTGACGACGAGAGTGCAGAGACGAATTTACGGTCATGCCACTGATGTTGCAATCCACCCTCTGAACGAGGAGAAGGCTGTGCAAGCTGCTGCTGATCTGCTTGGAGAACTCTTTGTCTTCTCG ACAAATGTGGCCGATGCAATTCTAATCGCAGTCGCGgacattttaaaaactttgatgTTGCAGCCCAAAACAAG GTTGCAGGAGCTGCCATCATCTTTGAGGTGCAAAGAAGTTCAAGATCAGaagcaagaaaagaagaattacGTAGACAGGAGATACAGGTTGTCTTCCTGCCTTTGTCTGTCATGGATTATATGTTTTGAGGGTAAATTGTGGGTTGAAGCAAAGTTGGTCTTCTtgtaa
- the FG3 gene encoding UDP-glycosyltransferase 79B30, with protein sequence MKSRPLHIAMYPWLAMGHQTAFLHLCNKLAIRGHKISFITPPKAQAKLEPFNLHPNSITFVTINVPHVEGLPPDAQTTADVTYPLQPQIMTAMDLTKDDIETLLTGLKPDLVFYDFTHWMPALAKRLGIKAVHYCTASSVMVGYTLTPSRFHQGTDLMESDLMEPPEGYPDSSIKLQTHEARTFAAKRKDTFGSNVLFYDRQFIALNEADLLAYRTCREIEGPYMDYIGKQFNKPVVATGPVILDPPTLDLEEKFSTWLGGFEPGSVVYCCFGSECTLRPNQFLELVLGLELTGMPFLAAVKAPLGFETVESAMPEGFQERVKGRGFVYGGWVQQQLILAHPSVGCFITHCGSGSLSEALVNKCQLVLLPNVGDQILNARMMGTNLEVGVEVEKGDEDGMYTKESVCKAVSIVMDCENETSKRVRANHARIRELLLNKDLESSYVDSFCMRLQEIVEGI encoded by the exons ATGAAATCACGTCCTTTGCACATAGCAATGTATCCATGGCTGGCCATGGGTCACCAAACCGCATTCCTCCACCTATGCAACAAGTTAGCCATTAGGGGCCACAAAATCTCCTTCATCACCCCACCAAAAGCACAAGCCAAGTTAGAACCATTCAACTTGCACCCAAATTCAATCACCTTTGTCACCATCAATGTTCCACACGTTGAAGGCCTTCCTCCAGATGCACAAACAACAGCAGATGTCACTTACCCTTTGCAGCCACAGATCATGACAGCCATGGATCTCACCAAAGATGACATAGAAACCCTTCTCACTGGCCTCAAACCTGACCTCGTCTTCTATGACTTCACACATTGGATGCCAGCCTTAGCAAAGCGTTTAGGCATCAAGGCTGTGCACTATTGTACTGCTAGCTCTGTCATGGTTGGTTACACTCTCACACCGTCTAGATTTCACCAAGGAACAGACCTAATGGAAAGTGATCTCATGGAACCCCCAGAAGG GTACCCTGACTCATCAATCAAGCTCCAAACTCACGAGGCTCGTACCTTTGCTGCAAAAAGAAAGGATACATTTGGGAGCAATGTTCTCTTCTACGATCGCCAATTCATTGCATTGAATGAAGCCGATTTGTTGGCATACAGAACATGCAGAGAAATAGAAGGGCCATATATGGATTACattggaaagcagttcaacaagCCAGTGGTAGCAACCGGGCCAGTTATTCTAGACCCACCAACTTTAGATTTGGAGGAGAAATTTTCAACATGGCTTGGAGGGTTTGAGCCTGGCTCTGTAGTTTATTGTTGCTTTGGAAGTGAGTGCACTTTGAGGCCAAACCAGTTCCTAGAGCTTGTGCTTGGTCTTGAACTCACAGGCATGCCATTCTTGGCAGCAGTGAAGGCCCCATTAGGGTTTGAGACAGTGGAATCAGCAATGCCTGAAGGGTTTCAAGAGAGGGTCAAAGGGAGAGGATTTGTGTATGGTGGATGGGTTCAgcagcagttgattcttgcacaCCCTTCTGTAGGGTGTTTCATCACACATTGTGGATCAGGGTCCTTGTCTGAGGCACTGGTGAACAAGTGTCAGTTGGTGCTGTTGCCTAATGTTGGTGACCAGATCCTCAATGCAAGGATGATGGGGACCAACTTGGAGGTTGGTGTGGAAGTGGAGAAGGGTGATGAGGATGGAATGTACACCAAGGAGAGTGTGTGTAAAGCTGTGAGCATTGTGATGGATTGTGAGAATGAAACCAGCAAAAGGGTTAGGGCTAATCATGCTAGGATCAGAGAGTTGCTGCTTAACAAAGATTTGGAGTCATCTTATGTTGACAGTTTCTGCATGAGGCTTCAAGAGATTGTAGAGGGAATTTGA
- the LOC100527103 gene encoding uncharacterized protein isoform X3, whose amino-acid sequence MVVFPVVKLATLALRTACKPIANRLKKEAGYHPKFRNFIISIAQANHRLTTRVQRRIYGHATDVAIHPLNEEKAVQAAADLLGELFVFSTNVADAILIAVADILKTLMLQPKTRTHATKFSSVPSIKISAIIDFVLFRLQELPSSLRCKEVQDQKQEKKNYVDRRYRK is encoded by the exons ATGGTGGTGTTTCCGGTGGTGAAGCTAGCAACACTCGCTCTGAGAACCGCGTGCAAACCAATCGCCAACAGGCTCAAGAAGGAGGCCGGTTACCACCCCAagttccgaaatttcatcaTCAGCATTGCCCAG GCCAATCATAGATTGACGACGAGAGTGCAGAGACGAATTTACGGTCATGCCACTGATGTTGCAATCCACCCTCTGAACGAGGAGAAGGCTGTGCAAGCTGCTGCTGATCTGCTTGGAGAACTCTTTGTCTTCTCG ACAAATGTGGCCGATGCAATTCTAATCGCAGTCGCGgacattttaaaaactttgatgTTGCAGCCCAAAACAAG GACCCATGCTACAAAATTTTCATCTGTACCATCTATCAAGATTTCTGCTATCATCGATTTCGTTCTATTTAGGTTGCAGGAGCTGCCATCATCTTTGAGGTGCAAAGAAGTTCAAGATCAGaagcaagaaaagaagaattacGTAGACAGGAGATACAG GAAATAA